ttgaaaaacaaaagtgacaggACTTTTTACCACAGGCCTTAAGCTAttcagtgtgtgcgtgtgtactCATGAGTTCTAGAGAACTAACATTAATGTCACTGAGGAACAGTGTTTTTGTGCCCTCTAGtgagctgtcactgtcagcAGCTGGACTTATAAACTACTTTTAGCTTATTGCACAccatctttttttctaatcCTGTGAATTTTAAAATAGTGAACTCTCAAACTGTGAAGCACAGCACTCATTTTAAAGTTTGGATGCATGAATGAAGAAATGAACTGAGCCTGAGGgccaacacaacacagaaatgttCAGCTCTGTTATATGGAAAATGATTAACCTTTGACATGGATGTTTTTGCACAGAGGAAAGGGAGTTAAAATCATCTGGGTTAAGGCtcagtctgactgtgtgttCATATTTGTAGCTGGTTTGTTGTATATGTTTTTGCAGGtttgatcagtgatcaataaATATCAGGTCCCATGAAAGATTAGGACGGTCTCTGTGTAGCACTTAGCAATGCTCGACTGAATGAACTCTGAGTCTCTCTCTTGCCTGTCTTGATCTCTGAGCAGAAAGGTGGTGAaagcttcctctctgtgtgtgtgtgtgtgtgaggagctTCCCAAACCCACCAGCACAGAAGAAGCACATAATGAAAACCTCTTCTGTGCAGGTCGAGTCGGGACGGTCCTCATCCTTCTGGCTGGTAACTGAAGAGGGTGGTGTTGGGGCAGAGGGGCAGGGAGGTCATCACCGTTCTCACTCCAGGAGTTCTCAAGACACAGAACGAGTCCtgtcaaacagtcaaacaagTAATCAGTCACTTTGGATGTTCTGCATTGTTGGTCACTATTGTGTTGAATGTGGCCTctaataatgtcattttattctAAACAATATTCAAACATGTTCCCATAATAAATGTAATCCACATACAGAATGTAATGTTAACTTTAGCTCATCATCACTTTAACTGTAACAGTGGTACTGTTGTAGTCTTAGTCAGGGGATTACTCACTTAGCTGAGTGAAAAACAGGCTCCACCGCTCTCCAGTTTGTCCTGTGGTCATCCATCCTTCTCTTCTGGTCTGGAGCAAACACGTCAGCTCTGTTCTGTCAGAGGTGCAATCTAATGATAGAATAGTAGTAACACTACTGAAGTATTAACAAGTAATATGAAGACTTACAGGAGACATTTGTTCATGATGTCATTAAGCACTGACTTACCTTTGTCTGGTAAAGCATCTAAACCttctaaagaaaaaacacaagtataACAGAGTGAGTAAGAGAAATGATTTCTGAGCTgttaaatacaatttaaattttctttgttaatgttgttaagAATGATAATAAACTTACCTGTGTATGGGCATCTATGATGTTACATAGTAAACAGGTATATTGTGTCTAACCTAGTTTACACAGTTATACATGTCTTAATATAACAAGCTATAGTAGTAAATGTTGTCATACTTACCTTTTCAGACACATCATATCATGAGCATTTCATACATTAcctgcagtttttgttgttgttgattgttttgctttgtttttgctttggggttttttatttgttgttttagtttttgttgttgtttttttatctttggCTCCTTGTCTTCCATTCTCTGCTTTGTGTGGGTTTTTGCAGGGTCTGAGTCCAAAGATGTCCAGAGATTTGTGGGTTAGGTTGCCTGATAGAGCCAGGGTGGATTTAGTTGCTCCTGTTCACATGTTGAAGTGTGTTTAGGCAAGACACTGGACCCAAAATTGCTCCCAATGTTTAGGCCAGTGTCTTACATGGTAGCTTGCTGCTAtggtgtgagagtgtgtgtgtgaatgggtgaatgaaAGGCACATTTAAAGTGCTTTGGATTAAAATGTTATGTGAATGAATTCAAGTGTCTTACCTGTTGAAGAGAATTCTTATCAAGAAGAAAAGTGAATATAAAAAGCTAGATTCATAGGAAAGCTAATGCAGCTTTCCCAGCCCTCCAGATGACAAAGAGACAATCTAGCCACAAGAGATTTACAAATAAGTCCCGGAGCAAGACGCTACCAAGGGCTTTGACAGCCTTGCTAGATGCAAAGGCCTGGGGCCAAAAGGAAAGAGCTTTCCTAATCGGAGTCGCTGTCATCACACAGTGGAATGAAGATGGGTCCTGGGACTCCAAAAGGAGTAACAGTCCAACTCCTGCTGGTGAGGAATCGCTGGAATGAAAGACCTGTGTCCCTGCTGTCCACTTCACCGACCCTGTTCGGAAAGTACCTGAGGCCTGACGTGGAAGGAGCGGGCTCCTCAGGGTTGTCTTCAtcatccctcctctgtctcttcatacTTACCTCCTCTGCGTcgctctctctgctcctcttggaggtggaggtggaggtgctgACGCCTGAGGATGAGGGAGCGGGGTCCTCCAGCCTTGGAGAAACGGGGAGCAGACCTCCTCCAGGTTGTTCCACTTGCTCTTCGGGAAGCCTCTGGTGCTGAACAGGTGCCTGTCGAGCAGCAGGATGGGGTTGGAGCCAGTCTGGGAGGACAGGCCGGAGGTCGTCGGAGTCTCTGGAGCTCTCAAAGTCTTCCTCGTCAGTCATGGTGCTATAGCCTGAATCAGGGCTCTCATCATCTGACCATTCCTCTTCAAAAGATGACACCTCTTCTTCAGATGACTCCTCTTCAGACaactcctcttcatcctcctcgTCGCTTTCGGACTCACCTTCCTCACTGGATGACAGGTCTGGGCGATTGACATCTTCGTCGTCGCTGTCCAAAATCCTGATCACTTCAGGGACGTCATCTACTGGATCCTCAACGATGTAGTTCACATCACCTTAAAGCAAAAGGTTAAAGCACCTGAAAACCCTCATTTCAAATCCCAGTATTTCTCATGTCATTGAATATTTAGGACTAAATAAGCAACAAATCAAAGCTAAAGTtagaaaaaataattgaaagtTAAAATACGATATAACTTTATTCTGCCTACAACATTTCTACATGTGTCACAAAGCCACCAACAGCACAAGAAATAATCCATCTTGCTGTTGTGTACAAGCACTATAAAGCCTTTCTTTAAGGCCATAGCACAGTGAGAACTTGTGTGTGGACAAAATTTGTAATGGTTGGTTATAAGTAgcataaattaatttaatacaCATTGGATATTTTTGGTACATtcgggaaaaaaaaactgggaaTTAGTTTATTCAACGTGATAAACTCTGAACATGACAGTACAGGATGATTCAGTATCAGCTGCGGATATAATATAATAAGTCAAGCTTTAAGAATCAAAACAGGCTCAGGGTCCCGTTCACACAGAACAACAGGCCCTGGTGTGTTTACACCTGTACGTCATGACGTCCTGACGTTCGGAGCTAAAGGTTCCATCGTCTCCATGGTGCAcaagaaaaatctgtgttttggcATTATatgaaattttacattttttccaaaAAATTTGATGCAACATTTGGATAATTTGATATCctaaaaccagaaaaacaatGTTTGAAATCACTACACTCGTTGTTAGCAGAAATTCTACACAGTATTTAAggaattaaataattattttacacagaaaaaaatcgTCGAGTAGGTGTCTGTTTTCACcaaatctgtttttcaaacaGGATTAATGACATAGTATGAACTGTccactttaaataaataaaaactgcacTCTGAACCAATGAATAAGCCAtgagtaaaatattaaaatattaatattagagAATAAATGTCAAAGTGGCCTACCTGCATCGTCGTCGTCCGACACATAGATGACTCCTGGGTCCTCCTCAGGGATCTGTGGTCTTCTGAAGGCCATGTCCAGACTTCAAGTTTTCCTCAGCAGTGAAGTTCTCCAGTCGTTTTGCTTTTAAGCAGAATCCGGTTTTTCcagtaggttttttttcttcttcagtagTTCAATCTTCCAAGAGATCGCTTTCCAAAGGTTTGATTTGCAGCTCACCAACTCGAGTCAAGTTTAGATGCAAAGGGAAAGTTCTAATGATGTGTTGTCCTTATATACCCCCGGGAAGGTTCTTTTAGTGACGCACGCGCGTCCGTGTGCGTGaacaagacacagaaagacGTCctgtattatatttatatctttctcatatttaatattacttttaaagttttaatttcatttcattttcatttcatttcatttggttgcacttaattttatttcttataGTAATGTTTTTATGTAGCAAAGTACAAACCATTagtctttttcttattttctggGTCATTACTAGCACTGTAAACCTTCTACAACTTGTTTCAGCAAAACTTATGTCAATTCAACAAATCTGAATTTGAAATTGCAACCAAATTTGAGAAGGCACGTTCTCGAGGAGTTTGAACAGACCAACAGACTTTATCAGTTGTCCAGTTTTAACTTGTACTTGATGATATGTAGCTATGATTTTCCATTTCTTCTATAGACTGTCAGAAAGGTCTCAGTCTCCTTCAGCACCTAATATGTCCAtgatgataaaacacacacagcatggtCACTGTTAACACATTTAACAGcatttttagtgttttgttgtggtttagTTTGGTGCACCTGcttcttgtgtatttttgttctcATGTGagcacctgcagcagctgaccGATTGTTAAGGGTCAGTGAAGAAGGTGTCCTTAGAccagctgtttcagtttttatgaaTTACAAAGACTAAACTGTTGTAGACCAAACACTGAGGAATCTTAAAGCCAGGATCAACACATCACTTAGTTTGAGGAGTTTCTCCtgactcagccaatcaggagctACTGTCAGTCTTACTGTACCTGGGCTGGTATGCACAAAATACAATGTTAATGATACAATTAAATAGCTTTTATGTATCCCTTAATATTAATTGATGCAACATATCATTTAACATGTGCTGTTTGGTGGAGACCACCAGGGTTcataacaaatgaaaaataattgaGTTTGGTTACTGACTACAGCTTACTGTGTGAGAATAAGAACAGCTGCTTTGATTAGAGTCAGTTATGGAGGAAGCATTCAAATCctttatttgaataaaagtaCCAATACACCAATGTAAAAATGctacattatattatataaatattagttgcaaaatgtagtttaagtatgaaaatgaaagtaTACTTTAGTAAACTACCAGTATACTGGTCTGGTTCCTGTGACTGATATATAATATGACATGATTAGATGACTGATATTGAAGCATCAGTCTGTAAGCATCATCATTTCTGTTTAAGTGTCCCAGTaaaccatgacagtgtgacagctgGACCCTGAAACTCAAGCAGCTAAACTGATTAATCACTGATTACATTActtacacctgtgcttctcccCTACTACGACAAGCCAAAATGGCTTCTGTGAAAGGAGCCTTTTTTAAGATATGAATTCCAAATAAGAAGGTGAACTACCCCACTATGGCGTGCTAGCAGAGGCCAGTGCTTTTaggacacacagaaatacagagaaacaaCACGCTAGGTGACGCTCTCCCAGTGCTCTTGACCATGTCACTCTGTACTGCAGATGCTCCTCCGGACCGACGGAGGGCGCTGTGCCGCAGGCCGGGCCGCAGAAGCGCAATGAGGGCTTTTTTTTGTTCCCAGAGATTTTCGGTGCGCTGTCCACTTCAGCACCACAAGCCGAGCAGAGGCAGCGGGCTAGCTAACCCCGAGGAGGAGCGACTGAAGACACGGCTCAACatcagcaccagcatcgacaCGAGCCCCAAATACTGAAAACTACCCACCGATATCCACCAGAAACGCCCAAACCAACGAGGCAAAGGACTGCAGAAAAGGTAAGAGTTTTCGAAGAAGCTCAAATAGGATCAAGTTGGTAGAGGCAGGGATAAAAACGGGCATCACTGGAGAGGAACAAGCTCCCCTTCCCTTCCTGGTtcataaatactgtatgaaCGTATTATAAGTCGGTGTTTACGTTAGCTGCTTCTTGCTCTATTTGTGCCTCTTATATTCGTCCTGTGGTTCGTTTGTCAGAGATAAAGAAGAGCACTTCAGTAATAGATAGCTGAGCGGGGACCGTGTTTTTGCTGGGCAGCCTCTCCTCGCTTTGCAGATGGTGGTGTTTTATAACTCGTCGGTTTCCGCCGCTACACCGTGGCCAGCTGCCGTTCCTTTATTTCGCCCTGACTGTGCTAGCTGTGGGACATTTGATATCACCGCCACTGTTTCAGCATCGTTGCCATATTTGTGAACCGAGGGGCGTATTGTGTGGTTAAGCCGCCTCCACTTAGTTTACACACCGTGGTTATATGCGGAATTACCGAGCGTTTTAAAGGCTCGTATTCAGTACAGGGCAGTAAATATGATAATACACCTGACACTGTCTAACATTTGTGGCTGTGAATTACATGAAGTTGACTTGTTAAAAGAAGCAGCTATTAGCACGGACTTTTGTTTAAAGCTGGATAGTTATTGCCTTTGTATTGAACACTTTATGAGTGATTGTTATCATTTTGTAAATAGACAAAGACTGAAGAGTTATGTGATCATGTAGCCACTGTTTTGTCAATTAAGTGAGTGAGATATATTATTTTATCCTATTTTAACCTTTAAATCGCATGACAAGTAAATCCTTTAAAATTTCACTATAATTATACTCGCCCTTTTATTGCCAAACGCCTTCTTTTGAGGAAGTTAATCTGTTCCTTACTGAGGCAGCTGGTTCACTCAGTATCACTTTATTAACATTGTGTGAATCATCTCATTCAGTGCTGGTAGGCTAATATGTCAGTTCTCATGAGCAGCCTGACTGTAAACTGTTCACAAATATTTCCTGATGCACCAAACCATGCACTGAGGAAATGTTAGATTTCACCAGCCTCTGGATAATTTGACAGAGCAGCTCTCTTAAGGATTAACAGAGCCACTACTGTCAATCGATTAATATATtatacagaaaattaatcagaagCAATTtgataatcaataataattTCCTGGCTCCATCCTCTTAAATGTAAGGACTTgattttttgctgttgtttgttgtttttagtcaTCCATCATTATTAGACAAGTCATTTGAAGACATTATCTATCTATTCTatctattttctgacattttacagaattGAGAACATAAAACtaataactgttagttgcagccctcgATTGCTTGGGTTCTTAAAGATAAAATCATAAACATGTAGATCACATTCAGACTGAGCTTAATTTAATTCCACTGCAGTGATGGCTGCTGCAGTCTTTCCCAGAAAATCCACATGTATAATGtaacaaatattaaaacaaattagCAGAATACATTGTATTTGAATCTTACATAAATGATGATGCAGAAGGAGAAAATACATTAGATTTCATAATATGTAGAAAATTCCTATAAGGAAAGTAAAGTGTATTAAAGTTTATAGTGCTTGTGACTAGATTTGACCTGTCTCCTAATACACTGATTGTTATATTGTGAGGTAAAATATTGATACTAGCGCTGAAAGCAGTAGTCAGTTAATCCATatttgactgacagaaaatgaattagtcactattttgataataaattaattgtttcaaagcaaaaatgccaaacatttgatgtttctcaaatgtgaggatttcaCCATGGGTTTTGGGGGATTGTGAAGGACATTTAGATCCTTTCTGATGATTTATGATTAACTttttaactgagaaaatgaaaattacttTTAGCTGCAGCAATAATTTATGACAAAAACTCACTATCCATTATTCTGCTTCAAATGACACTATGATATGCAGCTGTGTGACAGGATTCACAAAGCCTACTGCAGTCCATGCCGACATAGCAAATGACTGCTTGGCTTGGCTCCTTATGAACGCCCCGTGAATCAGTAATCAGCGCTCAGGTCGTGACATGCTGCTCGGCTAAAAAGGAAACGTCAGCAGGAGCTGTGTCTGTGACAGGacagtgacagtgctgaccAAATACTCAGCTGCATGGGACCTGAGCACCGCCGTGCCTGTCTGGCCAAACTAAAATACTGAGTGTATCTTGGGGAAGCAGTCTTCCATTTtgccactgtgctgctgttggcGAGATAGGCCCAGGTGAGGTAAGAGGCTGATAGAGGGATTAGCTTGTATTAGTATGTGGCTGCTCATAGAGGTGTGAGAGAAATGTCAGTCACTCTTGCTCTATCTTCCTCTGCCGTCTGTCTTTCTCCACAAAGCATCTGTCCCTTGCCTGCTCTATATTCACATTGTTCCTAGATGAGCAGTGATACCCCCACTGCCCCCCCACTCTGCAGCATCTCAGTGGTTCTCCTCGCCGTCCCTCCTCACCACATCCAGCCACTGTCAGTGCATGCTCTCCTCTCATCCCgctggcagacacacactgctcctcctccctgtcctacttttttcttcttcagctcttGTGAAGGGCAAAGCCACTGTTGGTGAAGCCTCAGGGGTGGGATAGAGAGGGGGGTGTCAGTTGAACGGGGTGGCACTGAGAATGGAAAGGTTAGGCTTTTTATCAAGCTCAAGTGTTTCAGGCGAGTACCATTCACCAAGTGTCAAAGCACAACAGCCAGACACCGTCTCACAATGTGGTCTGAtagtgtgttaaaaaaaaagaaaaacatacaaattgCTGCAATGTTAGAGCACAGCAGGGGTGTCTCTGCTTCTTCAAAGAAAGCCATGCCAAATAGACTCAGAATCTCAAGATATAGGAAAATGAGGCCGAAAGATTACTCTGTGATTCTCCTTGAAACAGCACTTCAACTGGCACGGTGAGGACCATAGTGTAGCTGGGCTGTATGGTATCACAGCAGGTGGTAATTCCTGTTTCTGCACCGCTAGTTAAacctttacattttttgaccctgAACACCATTCTGAAGCACTCTTCTCTTCTCATCATTATTTagttacagtgtgtttgtcatcaatttaaataagacaaaataatgtaaaGAATATCAAATAAAACTCAACTATAGACAGGACTGTGTAAGGATATTGAGATAATTTAATTTATTCCAATTACAACTACATCTACAATTAGTAATCATTCCTTCTGCTCATACTGGCCTTTAAAAGATGTCTTCCTGTGGAGGACAAAATACCGCACATCTGTGTAAAAATGAAT
The DNA window shown above is from Lates calcarifer isolate ASB-BC8 linkage group LG20, TLL_Latcal_v3, whole genome shotgun sequence and carries:
- the LOC108893860 gene encoding major centromere autoantigen B, translating into MAFRRPQIPEEDPGVIYVSDDDDAGDVNYIVEDPVDDVPEVIRILDSDDEDVNRPDLSSSEEGESESDEEDEEELSEEESSEEEVSSFEEEWSDDESPDSGYSTMTDEEDFESSRDSDDLRPVLPDWLQPHPAARQAPVQHQRLPEEQVEQPGGGLLPVSPRLEDPAPSSSGVSTSTSTSKRSRESDAEEVSMKRQRRDDEDNPEEPAPSTSGLRYFPNRVGEVDSRDTGLSFQRFLTSRSWTVTPFGVPGPIFIPLCDDSDSD